From the Companilactobacillus ginsenosidimutans genome, the window AATTCAACTATCACCGGAACTTTAACTGGTCAAGTAATCATGGAAGGATTCGTTCATTTAAGAATGCCACTGTGGTTGCGTCGTTTGGTAACCAGACTACTATCAGTTATTCCTGTATTAATTTGTGTATCATTAACTAGCAATAAGAGTCCAATCGATGAGCATATCGCTTTGAACGATTTAATGAATAATTCACAAGTGTTTCTAGCGTTCGCCTTACCATTTTCAATGCTGCCATTATTATTAATGACTGATAGTGAAGTCGAAATGGGTAAGGAATTCAAGAATTCTTTCTTGGTAAAAATTTTTGGATGGATTTCCGTCATTGGTTTAACTTACTTGAATATGATGGGACTTCCAGCTCAAATAGAAGGATTCTTTGGCAGTAATCCAACCAAAAGTCAAACCGCATTAGCAGACGGAATTGCCTATGTATTAATCGCAATCGTCGTCGCAATGTTGATTTGGACAATCATAGAATTGTATCGTGGTAACAAACGAGTCGCACAATTGAAGGAAGAAAAAGAATGACTTTTCGAGAGTGATCAAAATGATAGAAGTTTATAAAAGAATTTTAGTAGCAGTTGATAACTCTTATGACTCCAAGGTGGCATTTGATTACGCCGTATATCGAGCGAGTTTAGATGACTGCATATTAGATATTGCATCTGTTGTAGAAGACAATGATTTCAACGCTTATGAAATTTTGTCGAAACAATATATGTCAGAAAAACGTTTAAGTATCGAGCAAACGATTCAATCCTATAAAAGGATTGCGGAAGATGATGGAGTCAAAGAAGTTAATACGTTTATAACGGAAGGCGACGATGAAGCTGGCGAGATTATTTGCAAGAATTTGATTCCTGTTATTAAGCCGGATTTGTTGGTTGTTGGGTCTAAGTCGGAGCCTGGAGTTCGGTCTTTGTTTGGAAGCCAGGCAAGCTACATGGTTAAGCATGCCCCCATCTCGGTTTTAGTAGTCCGAAACTAGAGTGAGGTGGATGTTCACTGCCGCTCTCCGGTCAGGTTCTTGGGGGCCGTGGTCGCTGTGAACACGATTTTGAGCTTTTCCAAGTTCGGGAAAATCTCAAAACTCGGTTTTGTCCTAACCTTGGCCGATGCCAAGCTAAGGACAACGCCACGGCTTGGGCCCCCAAGAACCTGACCTGCGGGCTAGTTAACATCTGACTATAGTTTTGGTGGGGTTCGTCTATCCGCACATTATTGCTATGTTAGTAAATGAAAGTGCGGGATCAAAGCCAAAAATTAAAACAAGTTAGAGGTTACTTTCAAATTTATGAAACCAAAAATAAGGTCGAGAACAAAAACTGTTCTCGACCTTTTGTGGTTAATACTATTAATAAATAAATCTAAAATAACGAACAGAGAAACTATTACTAAAGAATTACGTATCTTCTGTTTAGATGGAGAAGGGAAATCGATTTCCCTTCGGAATCGGAATTGAACCTCAAGCAACCAATTTTACTCTTTACAGAATAGGTGAAAGCAAACGAGAGAACCGTTGCTTAAAATGCATCCAAACTCCTTGATGGTCAATAATATCTTGCGTCAACAAGGTGGAATCTTCCATATCATGCTCAAATGATCTGCGCACTTTTCTGGCAATTTTTGAATCGTAAATAAATGCATTGGCTTCGAAGTTTAATGAGTAACTTCTGAAATCATGATTCATTGAGCCTACTGAACAAATTTTGTCATCGATAATTGATGTTTTGGCATGTAAGAATCCCTTGTCATAGGTGTAAATCTTAATTCCAAATTGAGTTAATAGGTTGGAATAATATTGAGTTGCACGGAAGATGAAGGGATGGTCTGGCATGCAGGGTACCATGATTCTAACGTCGACACCTGAACGTGACGCGATGGTTAGGGCAGTGAACATTGGATCGTCGGGAATTAAGTATGGCGTTTGAATCCAGATGCTCTTCTTGGCATTTATAATCATATCGATGAAGCCGTCTTTTAAAATTTCTTGTCTCGAATCGGGACCGTCAGTGACGATTTGTATAGGTAGATTGGTATTTTCGTTGAAACGGTCAGCCGGGAAATATTTGTTCTCAAATACTAGAGGCTTCGTTTTACGATCAATAGAAGCGTTCCAATCTTGGAAAAATCTTTCTTGCATAAGTAGTGTGGCTGTTCCCTTTACACGAATGTGGGAGTCACGCCAATAGCCGAATTTCTTGGATTCGCCGACATATTGATCGCCAACATTGAAGCCACCGATCCAACCAGCTGTTCCATCGATGATAGTTAGCTTTCTGTGCAAGTGATAGTTTAAACGTGTTTTATAGATAACATTTTTGGAAGTGATAAATGGAAGAACTTGGCCACCGGCATCTGATAATTGCTTGAGCCATTTTTTATTCTGTCCGCCAGAACCCCATGGATCATAAAGTAGCCTAACTTCTAATCCTTGTTTAGCTTTTTCCGTTAGGATATCCAAAAATTCTTGGCCAATTTCACTTTTAATAAAGGCGTAGTATTCCACGTGAATGGTTTCTTTAGCCTTTTTCATATCCTCAAACAGGCGCTCGAATTTCTTTTTGCCATCATAAAAAAGTTCGATTTCATTATGTCTAGTTAAGGGAGTTTCTTCAGTTCGATTGAAAAAACTGATTACGTGGCGGGCGTAATACGTCTCATCAGACCGCGAACTTTTGCGATCATTGTTTCGATCGTCAGCTGCAATTTTATTTAGCTGTTTTAACCCCACATGTTCTTGATTCCCAATACTAAATATTTTTTCCTGAGCAATTCCACGACCGAAGAAGGCATAAATTAAGAATCCTACTACTGGCAACAGTAAGAGGACTAAAATCCAGGCCCACGTTGTTACGATATTACGTGGTCTATGGAACACTGTGATCAAGGCGGAGACGGTGTTCAATACTAAAATGGTTACTATCGTCCAAATTAACCAATGATCAATAATTATCATAAATATCCCCCATGTTTATGTCTTTACATAAAAAAAGTGTACGACAAATCATTTATAAAATCTATCGAATAGATAATGATTATCGTACACTTATTTTTATTTTACGGTAACTGAAATGGCTTCTTTTATACTTTGAGCATAATCAGCCAAATCTTTTTGAGTGTTACCATCACTGTTAGCAATTATTTTGACTACCGCAGATCCAATAATGATTCCGTCAGATATGCGTGATAATTCGGCAGCTTGTTCAGGGGAGTGAATTCCAAATCCAATTGCGACTGGAACATCAGTAACCTTTTTGATTCGTTCGATGGTGTCTTGTAACTGTTTTGAGAAATCGTTACGAACACCAGTTACACCCAATGAAGAAACCATGTAGATGAAACCAGTAGCCTTTTTAGCAATCTTCTCGATTCGGTCGCCAGAAGTTGGAGCAATTAATGGAATCAAGTCGATACCATATTTTTCTGCAATAGGTTGTAGCTCGTCAGATTCTTCATAAGGTAAGTCAGGAATTACGAGACCCGTGATGTTAAGACTTTGACATCTTTGACAGAAAGCTTCATAACCATATTTAAAAGCAATGTTTAAATAAGTTAAGAATATGATTGGGACGTCAGTTTTCTCACGTGCCTTAGTGACGATATCGAAGACTACGTTAGTATTAACTCCGGCGTCAAACGCTCTAAGGTCGGCAGCTTGGATAACAGGACCATCGGCAACGGGATCGGAGAAGGGGATTCCTAATTCGACGATATCAGCCCCATTTTCAGCAAGAGTGACGATACTATCGACGGTTGTTTGAAAATCTGGATCGTCTGAAACTACGAATGGAATGAATGCTTTTTTATTTTCGAATACTTGTTTTAAATTAGTCATCAATATCTACTCCTCTATATTTAGCGATTGAAGCTACATCTTTATCACCACGACCTGAAAGGGTGCAGATGATGATTTGGTCTTTGTTCATTGTTGGAGCAATTTTTTCAACGTAGGCTACTGCGTGACAACTTTCAATAGCAGCAACGATACCTTCAGTTTTAGCAATATACTCAAATGCGTCAACGGCTTCATCGTCGGTGATACCAACATATTGGGCGCGTTTTAATTCAGCCAAGTGAGCGTGTTCTGGACCAACACCAGGATAATCTAGTCCAGCTGAGATTGAGTAAACTTTATCGATTTGTCCATCATTATTTTGGAGGAACATTGATTTCATACCGTGGAAAATGCCGACAGAACCGCGTTCGATAGTTGCGGCAGTTTGATCAGTGTCAACACCTTTACCAGCGGCTTCACAGCCAACTAATTGAACTCCATCGTCGTCGATATAGTTGGCGAAACTTCCAATGGCATTACTACCACCACCAACACAGGCAACTACCATATCTGGTAATTTTCCTTCAGCTTCAAGAATTTGTTGTTTGGATTCTTTACTGATGACGCTTTGGAAATCGTGTACCATTTCAGGAAATGGATAGGGACCAACGGCAGAACCCATTACATAGAAAGTGTCGTCGATTCGTGTAGTCCACTCTTGAAGAGTTGCATTAACAGCATCCTTTAGAACCATTGAACCGCTAGTAACTGGATGAACTTTAGCACCAAGTAATTCCATACGATAAACGTTCAATTTTTGACGCTCAGTATCTTCTTTACCCATGAAGATTTCACAGTCCATATTGAATAAAGCAGCAATCGTGGCAGTGGCAACACCGTGTTGACCGGCGCCAGTTTCAGCAATTAAACGAGTTTTACCCATTCGCTTAGCTAATAAAGCTTGTCCAATAACGTTGTTAATTTTGTGAGCACCAGTATGGTTTAGGTCTTCACGCTTGAGATAAATTTTTGCGCCGCCGAGGTCTTCGGTCATTTGCTTTGCGTAATATAGTAATGAAGGACGATTAGCATAGTTGTTAAGTAGATCATGTAATTCCTTCAAGAAGTCTGGGTCGTTTTTGTACTTGTCATATGCGGCAGCGACACGGTCAAGCTCTGCCATCAATGTTTCGGGGATGTATTGACCACCAAATTGACCATAGTGGCGTGTATCATTAGTTTCTTCTTGCATTTCTTTCATTAGTAGTTCCTCCTGAATTT encodes:
- a CDS encoding universal stress protein; this translates as MIEVYKRILVAVDNSYDSKVAFDYAVYRASLDDCILDIASVVEDNDFNAYEILSKQYMSEKRLSIEQTIQSYKRIAEDDGVKEVNTFITEGDDEAGEIICKNLIPVIKPDLLVVGSKSEPGVRSLFGSQASYMVKHAPISVLVVRN
- the cls gene encoding cardiolipin synthase; this encodes MIIIDHWLIWTIVTILVLNTVSALITVFHRPRNIVTTWAWILVLLLLPVVGFLIYAFFGRGIAQEKIFSIGNQEHVGLKQLNKIAADDRNNDRKSSRSDETYYARHVISFFNRTEETPLTRHNEIELFYDGKKKFERLFEDMKKAKETIHVEYYAFIKSEIGQEFLDILTEKAKQGLEVRLLYDPWGSGGQNKKWLKQLSDAGGQVLPFITSKNVIYKTRLNYHLHRKLTIIDGTAGWIGGFNVGDQYVGESKKFGYWRDSHIRVKGTATLLMQERFFQDWNASIDRKTKPLVFENKYFPADRFNENTNLPIQIVTDGPDSRQEILKDGFIDMIINAKKSIWIQTPYLIPDDPMFTALTIASRSGVDVRIMVPCMPDHPFIFRATQYYSNLLTQFGIKIYTYDKGFLHAKTSIIDDKICSVGSMNHDFRSYSLNFEANAFIYDSKIARKVRRSFEHDMEDSTLLTQDIIDHQGVWMHFKQRFSRLLSPIL
- the trpA gene encoding tryptophan synthase subunit alpha; translation: MTNLKQVFENKKAFIPFVVSDDPDFQTTVDSIVTLAENGADIVELGIPFSDPVADGPVIQAADLRAFDAGVNTNVVFDIVTKAREKTDVPIIFLTYLNIAFKYGYEAFCQRCQSLNITGLVIPDLPYEESDELQPIAEKYGIDLIPLIAPTSGDRIEKIAKKATGFIYMVSSLGVTGVRNDFSKQLQDTIERIKKVTDVPVAIGFGIHSPEQAAELSRISDGIIIGSAVVKIIANSDGNTQKDLADYAQSIKEAISVTVK
- the trpB gene encoding tryptophan synthase subunit beta, giving the protein MKEMQEETNDTRHYGQFGGQYIPETLMAELDRVAAAYDKYKNDPDFLKELHDLLNNYANRPSLLYYAKQMTEDLGGAKIYLKREDLNHTGAHKINNVIGQALLAKRMGKTRLIAETGAGQHGVATATIAALFNMDCEIFMGKEDTERQKLNVYRMELLGAKVHPVTSGSMVLKDAVNATLQEWTTRIDDTFYVMGSAVGPYPFPEMVHDFQSVISKESKQQILEAEGKLPDMVVACVGGGSNAIGSFANYIDDDGVQLVGCEAAGKGVDTDQTAATIERGSVGIFHGMKSMFLQNNDGQIDKVYSISAGLDYPGVGPEHAHLAELKRAQYVGITDDEAVDAFEYIAKTEGIVAAIESCHAVAYVEKIAPTMNKDQIIICTLSGRGDKDVASIAKYRGVDIDD